Proteins encoded in a region of the Rutidosis leptorrhynchoides isolate AG116_Rl617_1_P2 chromosome 9, CSIRO_AGI_Rlap_v1, whole genome shotgun sequence genome:
- the LOC139866209 gene encoding probable inactive ATP-dependent zinc metalloprotease FTSHI 3, chloroplastic: MGDISENKDIDLQTKKDNDDEHKRKLWTRFRPKLWISSIWKKYSLETKLNGVKTFIVPAAISVAMGMCYLVLKSKGVKCKVVPYSELLKGVKDGRVTRVQFKENSGRIMYNSKPQSYIESTVVNKKGTNATFKVQEMWISMLSKLSKKHEVLPESKIDAADLKSRELVATQVPKNGWQFSTRMIDDDYKELLNLMKQKGTMYGIVPEPFFVSVGKKVFSTLLNQAPSWAMLYLVAHGLGGGGSSIARKPSKDETVTFDDVEGVDEAKAELMEIVSCLQGDSNYVNLGAKLPRGVLLVGPPGTGKTLLARAVAEKAGVPFFVTCASEFVELFVGRGASRIRDLFKEARKHSPSIVFIDELDAVGLKRGRGFNTEGDQTLNQLLTEMDGFESDKKVVVIAATNRPEMLDSALLRAGRFSRKVLVREPDEDGRKKILAVHFRGIPLEDDRQDVFDLVASLTSGLVGADLANIANESALLAARRGGVCVSKDDIMEAVERAKLSFDNRQQHREFSEQEAQEIYSISSRLFPQSKFDF, from the exons ATGGGTGACATAAGCGAAAACAAAGACATTGATTTACAAACTAAAAAAGATAATGACGACGAACACAAACGCAAATTATGGACAAGATTTCGCCCGAAACTATGGATTTCATCCATATGGAAAAAATATTCTCTTGAAACGAAATTGAACGGTGTCAAAACGTTCATCGTACCTGCTGCAATCTCTGTTGCAATGGGGATGTGTTATCTAGTCTTGAAATCAAAGGGGGTAAAGTGTAAAGTTGTTCCATATTCAGAATTATTAAAAGGTGTTAAAGATGGAAGAGTAACTAGGGTTCAATTCAAAGAGAATTCGGGTCGTATAATGTACAACAGTAAGCCACAAAGTTACATTGAAAGTACAGTCGTTAACAAAAAAGGAACAAATGCAACATTTAAAGTTCAAGAAATGTGGATTTCTATGCTTTCAAAGTTGTCGAAAAAACACGAGGTTTTACCCGAGTCAAAGATTGATGCTGCGGATTTAAAAAGTCGAGAACTTGTTGCTACCCAAGTACCGAAAAACGGGTGGCAATTTTCGACTAGAATGATTGATGATGATTACAAAGAGCTTCTTAATTTGATGAAACAAAAGGGAACCATGTATGGGATAGTTCCTGAACCGTTTTTCGTTTCGGTTGGGAAGAAGGTTTTTTCGACTTTACTAAATCAAGCACCTTCATGGGCTATGTTGTATTTAGTTGCTCATGGGTTAGGTGGTGGTGGTTCGAGCATAGCGAGAAAACCTAGTAAAGATGAAACGGTAACTTTTGATGacgttgaaggtgttgatgaagctAAAGCCGAGCTAATGGAG ATTGTGTCGTGCTTGCAAGGAGATTCCAACTACGTGAATCTTGGAGCCAAGTTACCTCGAGGTGTTCTTCTGGTGGGTCCACCTGGAACAGGGAAGACGTTACTAGCCCGTGCGGTTGCCGAAAAGGCAGGAGTCCCGTTTTTCGTTACGTGTGCAAGTGAGTTTGTTGAGTTGTTTGTTGGAAGAGGAGCTAGTCGTATACGGGATCTTTTTAAGGAGGCTAGAAAACATTCGCCGtctattgtttttatcgatgaactCGATGCAGTTGGGCTCAAACGTGGTAGAGGCTTCAACACCGAGGGTGACCAAACATTAAACCAA TTGTTGACAGAAATGGACGGATTCGAATCAGATAAGAAGGTTGTAGTAATAGCAGCAACAAATAGACCCGAAATGTTGGATTCAGCTTTACTTCGTGCTGGTCGATTTTCAAGAAAAGTTTTGGTGAGGGAACCTGATGAAGATGGAAGGAAGAAAATTTTGGCCGTTCATTTTAGAGGAATCCCTCTGGAGGACGATAGACAAGACGTATTTGATCTAGTTGCATCGCTGACGTCAGGTTTAGTAGGTGCTGACCTGGCAAACATTGCCAATGAATCTGCTCTTCTTGCTGCACGCAGAG GTGGAGTTTGTGTGTCAAAAGATGACATAATGGAAGCTGTTGAAAGAGCCAAACTGTCGTTTGACAACAGACAGCAACATCGGGAGTTTAGCGAACAAGAAGCTCAGGAAATCTATTCAATCTCATCAAGACTATTTCCACAgtcaaagtttgacttttga